In Fervidobacterium thailandense, one DNA window encodes the following:
- a CDS encoding anthranilate synthase component I family protein, whose product MLDRVLDRLRSEKLSGFALRRLADLETPMSMYLKVRYAYGDGPSFLLESAEQHEKVGRYSFIGAEPFLTVTVSNRRLELKGLVSSVLELDSPRAVLEALRKIATLVSDSVTFEVDTELGEEEKFVPAMVPMALVLLGYESVQYFEKVSFAKTRELSFPEVTLIFPSVLVIFDNYRRLMWNVLVQPARSFSLDVARRELSLLEKYPLSQNELVARETGKTKMTTYLSKSEFCERVEKIKRYIHAGDAFQVVYSQRFALETNVGAVELYRRLRYTNPSPYMFLVQTGEFSLFGSSPETLIKVTGGKVVVHPIAGTRKRGTTVEEDEAIERELLADEKELAEHSMLVDLARNDIGRVARAGTVRVPRLMYIERYSHVMHIVSEVTGELRSGLNALDALAATFPAGTVIGAPKVRAMEIIEETENVAREFYAGSVGYISWAGDADFAITIRSGLLKNGKLFTQAGAGIVYDSVPENEYQETINKAMALLRVAGAEIDGIA is encoded by the coding sequence ATGCTTGATCGGGTGCTGGATCGTCTAAGATCTGAAAAGCTTAGCGGATTTGCATTACGAAGGTTGGCGGACCTCGAAACGCCGATGTCGATGTACCTGAAGGTACGCTACGCGTACGGTGACGGCCCGTCATTTCTCCTCGAAAGCGCCGAACAACACGAAAAAGTCGGGCGTTATTCATTCATTGGTGCTGAGCCTTTTCTCACGGTAACCGTATCCAACCGCCGCTTGGAACTAAAAGGGCTCGTGAGTAGCGTGCTTGAACTTGATTCTCCGAGAGCCGTCCTCGAAGCTCTACGAAAGATCGCAACCCTAGTTAGTGATTCCGTAACGTTCGAAGTCGACACCGAGCTTGGCGAGGAGGAAAAATTCGTGCCGGCGATGGTTCCCATGGCGCTCGTGCTGCTCGGATACGAGTCTGTCCAGTATTTCGAGAAAGTTAGCTTTGCGAAGACGCGCGAGCTTAGCTTTCCGGAGGTCACGCTCATATTTCCAAGCGTCCTTGTGATCTTCGACAACTACAGGAGACTCATGTGGAACGTCCTGGTTCAGCCGGCGCGCAGTTTCTCGCTGGATGTTGCCAGGCGCGAACTCTCGCTTTTGGAGAAATACCCACTTAGCCAGAACGAGTTGGTGGCCAGAGAGACCGGTAAAACGAAAATGACAACGTACTTGTCAAAATCGGAGTTTTGCGAGAGAGTTGAAAAGATCAAACGCTACATCCACGCTGGTGACGCGTTCCAGGTCGTTTACTCCCAGCGCTTTGCGCTCGAGACGAACGTTGGTGCCGTAGAACTTTACAGGAGGCTCAGATACACCAATCCGTCGCCCTATATGTTCCTCGTACAGACAGGAGAGTTCTCCCTCTTCGGAAGTTCGCCGGAGACACTCATAAAAGTGACCGGAGGGAAGGTCGTCGTCCATCCGATTGCTGGCACGCGAAAGCGTGGAACAACGGTCGAAGAGGACGAAGCCATCGAGAGGGAGCTTCTCGCTGATGAGAAAGAACTTGCCGAACACTCGATGCTCGTTGACCTTGCGCGCAACGACATCGGAAGGGTTGCGCGGGCTGGAACTGTTCGTGTGCCAAGACTCATGTACATCGAGCGCTACTCGCACGTCATGCACATCGTCTCGGAGGTCACTGGCGAACTTAGGAGCGGATTGAACGCGCTTGATGCTTTAGCTGCAACATTTCCAGCAGGCACCGTGATTGGTGCTCCGAAGGTTAGAGCGATGGAAATCATCGAGGAAACCGAAAACGTGGCAAGAGAGTTTTACGCGGGCAGCGTCGGTTACATCTCGTGGGCCGGCGACGCGGATTTTGCGATCACGATCCGAAGCGGCCTTCTCAAAAACGGAAAACTCTTCACCCAAGCTGGTGCTGGGATCGTCTACGATTCTGTACCGGAAAACGAGTACCAAGAGACCATAAACAAAGCGATGGCACTCCTACGTGTCGCTGGCGCCGAAATCGATGGGATCGCCTAA
- a CDS encoding prephenate dehydrogenase/arogenate dehydrogenase family protein: MPKKLLVLGLGKMGSWFANRLARFLGEGWIVIGYDKKMDVSLNEVVTEPPDIVLNCASLDNAVEAFLSVEPVLGEHTVVCDIASIKTRVANYYTNSGRRFVSLHPMFGPTFASMERIHGENVIFIKGSDEETMALFEEFFANYSMRFFYLTFEEHDEMMAYSLSVPFIASFVFASRVDNTVVPGTTFKKHLDIVTGLLNEDDKLISEILFNDFSVREIDKIAANLEYLKHIVRDRDHEELSKFLKKLRVRIGHGQIQG; this comes from the coding sequence TTGCCGAAAAAGCTCCTTGTACTTGGCCTGGGAAAGATGGGTAGTTGGTTTGCCAATCGTTTAGCGAGGTTCCTGGGTGAGGGTTGGATAGTCATCGGCTACGACAAGAAGATGGACGTATCGCTGAACGAAGTTGTCACCGAGCCACCCGACATCGTACTCAACTGTGCATCGCTTGACAACGCAGTTGAGGCGTTCCTGAGTGTCGAACCTGTACTCGGCGAGCACACGGTGGTGTGCGATATAGCATCGATAAAGACCCGCGTGGCCAACTACTATACGAACTCGGGTAGGAGGTTCGTCTCGCTCCACCCGATGTTCGGACCGACGTTCGCAAGTATGGAGCGAATACATGGAGAGAACGTGATCTTTATCAAAGGCTCCGACGAGGAGACCATGGCACTCTTCGAAGAGTTCTTCGCTAACTACTCGATGCGGTTTTTCTATTTGACATTCGAAGAGCACGACGAAATGATGGCTTACTCACTCAGTGTTCCGTTCATCGCCTCGTTCGTCTTCGCAAGCCGAGTCGACAACACTGTTGTGCCAGGAACGACCTTCAAGAAACACCTCGACATCGTCACCGGACTTTTGAACGAGGACGATAAGCTGATCTCCGAGATCTTGTTTAATGACTTTTCAGTTCGCGAGATAGACAAGATCGCGGCGAACTTGGAGTACCTCAAACACATTGTGCGAGACCGGGACCACGAGGAGTTGAGCAAATTCCTCAAGAAGCTCCGTGTCCGCATCGGCCACGGACAGATTCAGGGATAG
- the aroA gene encoding 3-phosphoshikimate 1-carboxyvinyltransferase — MLLVDQTSDRAIVVPIKIDAPVGRTVTFTAPPSKSQSIRAIFASLLSVACCEGSGEVRLRNVSSCEDASASLEVAKAFGVKITESHSGDGVLDSRDVMFSSPDSGASLRTARPSKLECGESGLCARMVLPILGLFGDDTAVTTVTGRGSLLKRPFDIVAGLKAFGLLVETNAGYLPVNVSGRLRAAHGRIDASLTSQLLSGLLMALPLTDGDSTVIVENPTSKPYIAMTLETMERFGIRVRTSEDFTEFHVSGRQHYVGGSYEVEGDWSAGAFLLVLAALLKLDGVDVRILNLSPSSLQADRAVLNVLERAGVRVKFENGAFSIDRVESMNGFEFDFTDCPDLVPPLVPLAVFCRGRTHMYGVKRLRFKESNRLQALGRLLDAVGVRYEISDDSFIIDGLGPNVLPQEDQIEVDSHNDHRIAMAATLIGLRRRGGISITNASCVAKSFPSFYKVVEMVLKELNGVAG, encoded by the coding sequence ATGTTATTGGTTGACCAGACGAGCGATCGCGCGATCGTTGTTCCTATCAAGATTGACGCACCTGTTGGACGCACCGTGACCTTTACTGCACCGCCATCGAAGAGTCAATCGATTAGGGCCATTTTTGCTTCTTTACTTTCCGTTGCCTGTTGCGAGGGGTCCGGTGAGGTACGGCTTCGGAACGTATCGAGTTGTGAAGATGCTTCGGCATCACTCGAGGTGGCAAAGGCGTTTGGAGTCAAAATAACCGAGAGTCACTCGGGAGATGGCGTTCTTGACAGTCGAGATGTGATGTTCAGTTCACCCGATTCCGGCGCTTCTCTGAGGACAGCCCGTCCAAGCAAACTGGAATGTGGCGAGTCCGGTTTATGCGCGAGGATGGTGCTTCCAATACTTGGTCTGTTCGGTGATGACACCGCCGTTACAACAGTTACGGGTCGGGGGTCGCTGCTCAAACGACCGTTCGATATTGTTGCCGGACTCAAGGCCTTCGGACTCCTTGTAGAGACGAACGCCGGTTATCTACCAGTCAACGTGTCCGGTCGTTTAAGAGCAGCGCATGGCCGGATCGACGCCTCTCTGACAAGCCAGCTTCTTTCCGGACTTTTGATGGCACTTCCACTCACCGATGGCGATTCGACGGTGATTGTTGAGAACCCTACGAGCAAGCCATACATAGCGATGACGCTTGAAACGATGGAGCGTTTTGGCATAAGGGTCCGCACTTCGGAGGACTTCACCGAATTCCATGTCTCGGGCCGCCAGCATTACGTCGGAGGGTCATACGAAGTGGAAGGCGATTGGTCTGCTGGCGCGTTTCTTCTGGTGCTTGCCGCGTTACTCAAACTCGATGGTGTCGATGTGCGCATTTTGAATCTGTCGCCTTCGAGTCTACAAGCCGATAGGGCCGTGCTTAATGTACTCGAACGCGCCGGTGTTCGCGTGAAATTCGAAAATGGGGCGTTTTCGATCGATCGCGTCGAGAGTATGAACGGTTTCGAGTTTGACTTCACCGATTGTCCAGACCTTGTCCCACCACTCGTCCCTCTCGCCGTTTTTTGCCGTGGTCGGACGCACATGTACGGTGTCAAGAGGCTTAGGTTTAAAGAGAGCAACCGCCTCCAGGCGCTCGGTAGACTGCTTGACGCCGTTGGCGTCAGATACGAGATCAGCGACGACAGCTTCATTATCGACGGGCTTGGACCGAATGTATTGCCGCAAGAAGATCAAATTGAGGTCGACTCACACAACGACCATAGGATTGCGATGGCTGCCACGTTGATCGGTTTGAGAAGACGTGGGGGCATTTCCATAACGAATGCCTCGTGCGTGGCAAAATCTTTCCCAAGTTTCTACAAAGTTGTCGAGATGGTACTCAAAGAGCTTAATGGTGTTGCGGGGTGA
- a CDS encoding chorismate synthase yields MNSFGRVFRVSIFGESHGPVVGVVIDGVPAGIPLGVNDFRTDMLRRRAGKLGTTKRVDRDEPCIQSGVFDGRTTGAPVTITFPNEDVRPSDYEEIRYLPRPGHADMTARQKYWGFNDYRGGGHFSGRLTAGLVAAGVVAKKVIRPIKVHAYIEEIGGTRTGYAKLLEELERAGDSVGAVVRCSVRSVPVGLGEPFFDSVESLLAHALFSIPGVKGIEFGAGFACARMRGSEFNDEIIDTNGRTATNNSGGLNGGITNGNEIVLRLAVRPTASISLPQRTVDLRTGERTELRVRGRHDVCIALRFPPIVEAMVAITLADLLLIRYGYERWQVIFQNGGDTRGA; encoded by the coding sequence TTGAACTCGTTCGGTCGTGTCTTTCGAGTGAGCATCTTCGGCGAATCGCACGGTCCGGTAGTTGGTGTGGTCATTGACGGCGTTCCCGCCGGGATCCCTCTTGGGGTTAACGATTTCAGAACAGACATGTTGCGCCGCCGTGCCGGTAAGCTTGGAACAACAAAGCGTGTCGATCGAGACGAACCGTGCATACAGTCCGGCGTTTTCGATGGGCGGACCACCGGTGCTCCAGTTACAATAACATTTCCTAACGAAGACGTGAGGCCATCTGACTATGAGGAGATAAGGTATCTGCCAAGGCCGGGGCATGCCGACATGACAGCTCGCCAGAAGTACTGGGGCTTCAACGACTACCGCGGAGGAGGGCATTTTTCGGGGCGACTCACGGCCGGGCTCGTGGCAGCTGGTGTGGTTGCAAAAAAAGTGATACGCCCAATAAAGGTCCACGCCTATATCGAAGAAATCGGCGGAACGCGCACGGGTTACGCGAAGCTCCTTGAAGAGCTCGAAAGAGCCGGTGACTCGGTCGGTGCCGTTGTCAGGTGCTCTGTGCGTTCGGTGCCGGTGGGGCTTGGGGAACCGTTTTTTGACTCCGTGGAAAGCTTACTGGCGCACGCACTTTTCTCGATTCCAGGTGTCAAGGGTATAGAGTTTGGCGCTGGTTTCGCTTGTGCGAGAATGAGAGGCTCGGAATTTAACGACGAGATCATAGACACGAATGGTCGAACGGCAACAAATAACTCAGGCGGACTGAACGGTGGCATCACGAACGGGAACGAGATAGTTCTGAGACTTGCGGTTCGTCCGACGGCGAGTATCTCGCTGCCCCAGCGTACGGTCGACCTCCGAACGGGGGAACGAACCGAGCTACGTGTGCGTGGGCGGCACGATGTGTGTATCGCACTCAGGTTTCCACCGATCGTCGAGGCGATGGTTGCGATCACGCTTGCTGATCTTCTTCTCATCAGATATGGTTACGAGCGGTGGCAAGTGATATTTCAAAATGGGGGGGATACTCGTGGCGCTTGA
- the aroF gene encoding 3-deoxy-7-phosphoheptulonate synthase, translating into MSGLKFASKSVARARTVVDVSCVRFGEGFVIIAGPCAVESEAQMIETAFAVKEAGAHMLRGGVFKPRTSPYSFQGLGLKGLKILKKASELTGLPIVTEVLDPRDVHWVAEYVDMLQIGARNMQNFSLLKEVGKANKPVLLKRGMHSTLSDLLNSAEYILAEGNPNVVLCERGIRTFETYTRNTLDISAVPSLKELTHLPVIVDPSHAAGKASLVIPLAQAAAAVGADGIIVEVHIRPEEALSDKEQALTPEAFRELVRRVRALRATLEGFSATNVTMNKAGNISEGQRFIPGGIGCCG; encoded by the coding sequence ATGTCAGGTTTGAAGTTTGCCAGTAAGAGTGTGGCCAGAGCGCGAACGGTTGTTGATGTCTCCTGTGTGAGATTCGGCGAGGGGTTCGTGATCATCGCCGGGCCGTGCGCGGTCGAGAGCGAGGCGCAGATGATCGAAACAGCATTTGCTGTAAAAGAAGCCGGCGCTCACATGTTGAGAGGTGGTGTTTTCAAGCCGCGCACGTCGCCGTACTCGTTCCAGGGACTTGGGCTGAAGGGCCTCAAGATCTTGAAGAAGGCCTCTGAGCTCACAGGCTTACCCATTGTGACAGAGGTACTCGACCCAAGAGACGTGCATTGGGTTGCAGAATACGTGGATATGCTGCAAATCGGTGCTCGGAACATGCAAAACTTTTCGCTCCTCAAGGAAGTTGGTAAGGCGAACAAACCAGTACTTTTGAAGCGCGGAATGCATTCGACACTTAGTGATTTGTTGAACAGCGCCGAGTACATTCTCGCCGAAGGCAATCCAAATGTGGTTCTTTGTGAGCGGGGCATCCGAACTTTTGAAACCTACACGAGGAACACGCTCGACATCAGTGCGGTGCCGTCGCTTAAGGAGCTTACGCACCTGCCGGTGATCGTCGATCCTTCGCACGCAGCGGGCAAGGCATCGCTCGTGATCCCGTTGGCTCAGGCAGCAGCGGCAGTAGGGGCGGACGGAATCATCGTCGAAGTCCACATTCGTCCGGAAGAAGCGTTGTCCGATAAGGAACAGGCGCTCACACCTGAAGCTTTCAGGGAACTTGTCAGAAGGGTCAGGGCGCTTAGAGCAACTCTAGAAGGCTTTAGTGCCACAAACGTCACGATGAACAAAGCCGGAAACATAAGCGAAGGACAGCGCTTCATCCCTGGAGGTATCGGCTGCTGTGGTTGA
- a CDS encoding YbjQ family protein, translating into MIVTTTDYVPGYEVTEVLGIVTGSIVNSKHLGKDIAAAFKTLAGGEIKGYTELLNESRKIAVQRMITEAEKLGADAVIGLRFGSSSVMQGAAEILAYGTAVKLRKKE; encoded by the coding sequence ATGATCGTAACGACCACCGATTATGTGCCCGGATACGAAGTTACCGAAGTTCTTGGCATCGTAACGGGAAGTATTGTCAACTCAAAGCATCTGGGAAAAGACATCGCAGCTGCTTTCAAAACACTTGCTGGAGGGGAAATCAAAGGCTACACAGAACTACTCAATGAGAGCAGAAAAATCGCCGTTCAGCGCATGATAACCGAAGCGGAAAAACTCGGAGCGGACGCCGTCATCGGCTTAAGATTCGGCTCTTCATCGGTCATGCAGGGAGCAGCGGAAATATTAGCGTACGGAACTGCCGTGAAACTAAGAAAGAAAGAATAA
- the aroB gene encoding 3-dehydroquinate synthase: MVELAQLFGSSICFFETKSELADSLRSIWSVYSDRLCVLTDENVGRLQRDFLTLLEPKVVVTLEPGENAKQFSKLERVYWTLLNADVDRTWFLLGVGGGAVCDIAGFIGSTFMRGLRFGFVPTTLLAMVDAAIGGKNGVDLGAFKNTIGTITLPEFVLLCPEFLSTLPAEEFKNGLAEVVKTGLIGDERLLEVLQELYRPGEEIKHSALREIITRSINVKVRVVSEDLGDRGLRRLLNFGHTVGHALELKFNLRHGFAVSVGMVVESRVNEVLFGTKFDVTSEIQRILATLGLPTYVELGESDIEEVLGIARHDKKNSGNYIDLVNILRPGVSEVRSVKRETFLEILRCILTEIPHQLPKAW; encoded by the coding sequence GTGGTTGAACTCGCACAACTCTTCGGCTCGTCGATTTGTTTCTTTGAAACGAAGTCTGAACTTGCCGATTCTTTACGCTCTATCTGGTCGGTTTACTCCGATAGACTCTGCGTCCTGACCGACGAGAACGTTGGCCGCCTCCAAAGGGATTTTTTGACACTTCTCGAGCCGAAAGTCGTCGTAACACTGGAACCGGGGGAAAATGCTAAGCAATTTTCGAAGCTCGAGAGGGTTTACTGGACCCTTTTAAACGCCGACGTTGACAGAACTTGGTTCTTGCTTGGGGTTGGCGGTGGTGCCGTGTGCGACATCGCCGGGTTCATTGGTTCAACGTTCATGCGCGGTCTCAGGTTCGGTTTCGTGCCAACGACGCTTCTGGCGATGGTTGATGCGGCGATCGGTGGGAAAAACGGAGTTGACCTCGGAGCATTCAAGAACACCATCGGTACAATCACGCTCCCTGAATTCGTGTTGTTGTGTCCGGAATTCCTTTCCACCCTGCCAGCCGAAGAGTTCAAGAACGGACTCGCCGAAGTCGTTAAGACCGGACTCATCGGCGACGAGCGCCTTCTGGAAGTACTCCAGGAATTGTACAGACCAGGCGAAGAGATCAAGCATTCAGCTTTAAGAGAGATTATCACCCGGTCGATAAACGTGAAGGTGCGGGTTGTTTCAGAAGACCTGGGCGATCGTGGCCTCAGGCGGCTGCTCAACTTTGGGCACACCGTCGGTCACGCGCTCGAGCTTAAGTTCAACCTGCGCCACGGCTTTGCGGTGAGCGTTGGAATGGTCGTCGAAAGCCGTGTGAACGAGGTTCTCTTTGGAACGAAGTTCGACGTAACGTCGGAGATCCAACGAATACTCGCCACTTTGGGACTTCCAACATACGTAGAGCTTGGAGAGTCCGACATCGAGGAGGTTCTGGGCATCGCAAGGCACGACAAAAAGAACTCGGGTAACTACATCGATTTGGTAAACATTCTGCGTCCAGGGGTTTCGGAGGTTCGGAGCGTAAAGAGGGAAACGTTCCTCGAAATCTTACGGTGCATCTTGACGGAAATTCCGCATCAACTACCAAAAGCGTGGTGA
- a CDS encoding type I 3-dehydroquinate dehydratase, whose protein sequence is MQTAVPPIGEPYGDFICASVGHRSDYVFEEVDRRYRLYELRIDLMSFEVPELDGVARRLSAFLKSSRRGRCIVTCRAGRFSDAERFQLLRIAALSGADFIDVDSELPFELARELRELSRTVGTSFIYSYHNFESTDKLDVLKSWIERAEASLSPDLLKVATLVCSDEDAETLLSLCSPRVIVAGMGKLGVKVRCLAPLLGSPFTFAAAFESTAPDQPSYDELRQMILSTTADQLEKDLRRL, encoded by the coding sequence ATGCAAACAGCGGTGCCACCGATAGGTGAGCCGTACGGCGATTTCATTTGCGCAAGCGTCGGACATAGATCGGATTATGTCTTCGAAGAGGTTGATCGGCGCTACCGGCTCTACGAGCTCCGTATCGATCTCATGTCGTTCGAAGTACCAGAACTCGATGGTGTCGCCCGGAGGTTGAGTGCCTTTCTGAAAAGCTCCAGGAGGGGACGATGCATCGTGACTTGCCGAGCTGGAAGATTTTCGGACGCAGAACGTTTTCAGCTTCTCAGAATAGCAGCGTTATCTGGTGCTGATTTCATCGACGTCGACTCGGAGCTACCTTTCGAGCTGGCACGTGAACTTAGGGAACTCAGCCGAACCGTTGGCACATCTTTCATTTATTCTTACCACAACTTCGAATCTACAGACAAGCTCGATGTTCTTAAAAGCTGGATTGAGCGAGCTGAAGCGTCACTCTCTCCGGACTTACTGAAGGTAGCAACTCTCGTGTGTTCGGATGAGGATGCCGAAACCTTGCTTTCGCTTTGCAGCCCACGGGTGATTGTGGCTGGAATGGGTAAGTTGGGGGTCAAGGTACGATGTCTCGCTCCACTGCTCGGTAGTCCTTTTACTTTTGCCGCTGCGTTCGAAAGTACAGCACCGGACCAACCAAGCTACGATGAGCTCCGTCAGATGATCCTTTCAACGACGGCTGACCAGTTAGAGAAAGACTTAAGGCGTTTGTGA
- a CDS encoding bifunctional chorismate mutase/prephenate dehydratase, which translates to MALENGMDERTTELARLREIIDTLDTKILLLLNERFEIALRIGRLKGSIVDPVREDEVLSHVRSVSNELLVGSKFAERMYASVLQRSRELQSGSAKLIGFQGEHGAYSEIAALKFIAEVLRERAVTLPFRTFEDIIDNVERGLIDYGILPVQNSLEGPIPSATYALLESDLYVVCEIVLPIRHCLLTLPETDPRNIRFVYSHPQALAQCRNFLKRLSLESVEYYDTAGAARKLASERMSNAAAIGSELAAKIYGLEVLKESIQDYPHNRTSFWILSKETRATGSKCAVTFLLEDRPGALLGVLEYFKSREVNLTRIVSLPSRSEPHVYRFFVDFETERVLDSFDVFVAGLKAKTMELRMLGLYDSLVVER; encoded by the coding sequence GTGGCGCTTGAGAACGGGATGGACGAAAGAACTACAGAACTTGCGAGGCTTAGGGAGATCATAGACACACTCGACACTAAGATTCTCCTCCTGCTCAACGAGCGGTTTGAAATCGCACTCCGTATCGGTCGCCTCAAAGGATCGATTGTCGATCCGGTTCGGGAGGATGAGGTCCTCTCGCACGTACGGTCGGTATCGAATGAGCTCCTAGTCGGCTCCAAGTTTGCCGAGAGGATGTACGCCAGTGTGCTCCAGCGGAGTAGAGAGCTACAATCTGGTAGTGCGAAACTGATCGGATTCCAAGGCGAGCACGGAGCGTACAGCGAGATAGCGGCGCTGAAGTTCATCGCTGAGGTACTGCGCGAACGTGCCGTCACGCTACCATTCAGAACCTTTGAGGACATCATCGACAACGTCGAGCGCGGGTTGATCGATTATGGGATCCTTCCGGTACAGAACTCACTCGAGGGTCCAATACCTTCGGCTACATACGCCCTTCTCGAGAGCGACCTTTACGTCGTTTGCGAGATCGTCCTTCCGATAAGACATTGCCTCCTCACGTTACCGGAGACTGATCCGAGAAATATCAGGTTCGTGTACTCTCACCCGCAGGCACTCGCACAGTGTAGGAACTTCCTTAAGAGACTTTCGCTCGAGTCTGTCGAGTACTACGACACCGCCGGCGCCGCAAGAAAACTGGCCAGCGAACGGATGTCGAATGCTGCGGCAATCGGTAGTGAACTCGCAGCCAAGATTTACGGTCTCGAGGTCTTAAAAGAATCGATCCAGGATTACCCGCACAACCGCACGTCCTTTTGGATCCTCTCGAAGGAGACGAGAGCGACTGGCTCCAAATGCGCCGTGACATTCCTTCTCGAGGACAGACCGGGCGCACTTTTGGGTGTGCTGGAGTACTTCAAATCGAGAGAGGTGAACCTCACGAGGATCGTCTCGCTTCCGTCGCGCAGTGAGCCACACGTTTACAGGTTCTTCGTAGATTTCGAAACAGAACGCGTGCTTGACTCATTCGACGTGTTCGTTGCCGGTCTCAAAGCGAAAACTATGGAATTAAGAATGCTCGGCCTGTACGACTCACTGGTCGTCGAAAGATGA
- a CDS encoding shikimate kinase: MLKFAVVGSPIYHSKSPLIFAKFGSRLGVSCSYTRLRVSSFEEALELSEHLRIDGINITAPFKEDAFRVCKARGWGVSETALLSGAVNTVAFRRSTEMGCANPFCTNTDVLAIEKFLRRYIGTGSSECVKTALLGAGGAARAVLAAMTLYGQDTGTKFDVTVFNRTVGKASLLAKKFAGDHVTVSTAKLEEFPTRLETFELILNCLSVRPEELRKLELGKNAVFIDANYRERVEVTGGVYVPGETWLLAQGLEAFRIFTEKDIDPNIWDEIFDNSWEHVLKNSRSKKPVVFLIGLSGTGKTTVGRLLAAVTDAEHVDTDVLIEERTGMSVSEIFEKLTETRFRELETVVLSDVLRKDGAQIVSTGGGIVLKAENRQQLTEGHVIWLWAGPDECASRLAGTTDRPLLKADGVEETVCKLKVMLNERLDLYFSVADLVVPTEGRTPEEIVQILSEELETYVIG; the protein is encoded by the coding sequence ATGCTGAAGTTTGCGGTCGTAGGTTCTCCAATATATCACAGCAAGAGTCCATTAATTTTCGCGAAGTTCGGTTCAAGACTTGGCGTGAGCTGTAGCTACACACGTCTCAGGGTCTCGAGTTTTGAAGAGGCTTTGGAGCTGTCAGAGCACTTAAGAATTGACGGAATTAACATCACAGCACCTTTTAAAGAAGACGCGTTTCGCGTTTGTAAAGCCCGCGGTTGGGGCGTGAGTGAAACTGCTCTTCTGAGTGGTGCTGTGAATACAGTTGCCTTCAGACGCTCAACCGAGATGGGGTGTGCAAATCCGTTCTGTACGAACACCGATGTGCTTGCTATCGAAAAATTTTTGCGACGCTACATCGGGACTGGTTCCAGCGAATGTGTGAAAACTGCACTACTCGGTGCAGGTGGCGCTGCACGCGCGGTACTCGCAGCAATGACTCTTTATGGTCAAGATACAGGAACCAAGTTCGATGTGACGGTCTTCAACCGAACGGTGGGCAAAGCTTCGCTTCTCGCTAAGAAGTTTGCCGGTGACCACGTCACGGTGAGCACGGCCAAGCTTGAAGAATTTCCAACCAGACTCGAAACGTTTGAACTCATTCTCAACTGTCTTTCGGTGCGCCCTGAGGAACTCAGGAAACTTGAACTGGGTAAGAACGCGGTTTTCATCGACGCGAACTACCGAGAGCGAGTGGAAGTGACTGGCGGCGTGTACGTACCCGGTGAGACGTGGCTCCTTGCACAGGGGCTCGAGGCGTTCAGAATTTTTACCGAGAAGGACATCGATCCAAACATTTGGGATGAGATTTTCGACAATTCATGGGAGCACGTATTGAAAAATTCACGCTCTAAGAAGCCTGTCGTTTTTCTCATCGGACTCTCCGGAACCGGAAAGACGACGGTAGGGCGGCTCCTTGCGGCGGTCACCGACGCCGAACACGTTGACACTGATGTGTTGATCGAAGAGAGAACTGGCATGAGTGTGTCGGAGATCTTTGAAAAACTGACGGAGACGCGTTTTCGTGAACTCGAGACCGTCGTTCTGTCGGACGTGTTACGCAAGGACGGTGCGCAAATTGTATCGACGGGAGGTGGCATAGTTCTGAAAGCCGAAAATCGTCAGCAGCTCACCGAAGGTCATGTAATCTGGCTGTGGGCCGGTCCTGACGAATGTGCATCTCGTTTGGCCGGTACGACGGACCGGCCACTTCTAAAAGCTGACGGTGTTGAAGAAACCGTGTGCAAGTTGAAAGTGATGTTGAACGAACGGCTCGATCTCTACTTCTCCGTGGCGGACCTTGTGGTACCAACCGAAGGAAGAACGCCAGAAGAGATCGTTCAAATCTTGAGCGAGGAGCTTGAGACCTATGTTATTGGTTGA